The following are encoded in a window of Tessaracoccus flavescens genomic DNA:
- a CDS encoding sortase domain-bontaining protein — protein sequence MARPVAYAAWLGIILSLAALGYQALRQGQPLEDAPGLPPAVASPMPVASPTATSVASPAATPAPSGVASPTPAPTASPASTQANSATPPRPSPAPSPVGRVLASGVESVELPAAGYASEARIMEIADSGVIDPPDFTHVWWVRDRGVPPGRGAADTAYLACHTHSRRTADEVPCNKISPERIPAGSEIHVTTDVERLTYMVTSVKLVDKDEFANDPEIWGVHPGRLVWVTCYLENGKLSQYNAVVIAELVP from the coding sequence ATGGCGCGACCGGTCGCCTACGCGGCCTGGCTGGGGATCATCCTCAGCCTGGCCGCGCTGGGCTATCAGGCCCTTCGCCAGGGGCAGCCGTTGGAGGATGCTCCCGGCCTGCCCCCGGCGGTGGCAAGTCCCATGCCGGTCGCGAGTCCGACGGCGACATCGGTCGCCTCTCCCGCGGCCACACCGGCCCCGTCCGGTGTCGCCTCCCCGACGCCTGCGCCGACAGCCTCTCCCGCGTCGACGCAGGCCAACTCGGCAACGCCGCCGAGGCCCTCGCCAGCACCCAGCCCCGTCGGCAGGGTGCTGGCGAGTGGCGTCGAATCGGTCGAACTGCCCGCGGCGGGCTACGCGTCCGAGGCACGGATCATGGAGATCGCCGACTCAGGGGTGATCGACCCTCCTGACTTCACCCACGTCTGGTGGGTGCGCGACCGCGGTGTCCCACCTGGCCGCGGAGCGGCCGACACCGCGTACCTCGCCTGCCACACGCACTCGCGTCGCACGGCAGATGAGGTGCCATGCAACAAGATCTCGCCCGAACGGATCCCCGCGGGCTCCGAGATCCACGTCACCACCGATGTCGAGCGGCTCACCTACATGGTCACCAGCGTCAAGCTGGTCGACAAGGACGAGTTCGCCAACGATCCCGAGATCTGGGGCGTGCATCCGGGGCGCCTGGTCTGGGTGACCTGCTACCTCGAGAACGGCAAGCTCAGCCAGTACAACGCCGTCGTGATCGCAGAACTTGTCCCCTGA
- a CDS encoding transglutaminase family protein, giving the protein MKFRQNPLSSVVIALAVWACLLPLGDLIDREAFLLESLPIVGISAVIGLVLSLLHAPRILILLAQTVGLAGVVVWRGLSLAGPGDALGALRLLTSDGVEAIRTQAPPLAAVPGLIWLVLLLSALLVLVVELLVNGLEQPGWSIAPLSLPFVISALIVRQDLGFLDVLPVVGGYLLILLVSSGTGRGAATGRASRQGSYQASRYATAAVMAAIAVVAALVLAPLIPLGQKQPWNSAGSDGPIQLSDPTVRLNEDLRRPEDSPVLTYTPSDGEPTYLRTVALSNLTADGARLVPMRLSRFGLGGAYDYPGDDVRVEVQMRDVPSEYLPAPFAADSFSAEGTWSFDPDTMSIVAAGETRAEQTVNLRYSVDSTIPNPTKEQVEAAAVGTGVDPVNSEVPSGLSAEIEALTSEVVGSAETAGQKAMAIQSYLRSDRFTYSLEAPTGTGSDVVSAFLLNDPEGYCIHFSAAMITMARMEGIPARMAIGFTPGERQEDGSYEVTTHDAHAWPELYLDGLGWVPFEPTPAFDGPPEYTDPAQQPSAPPSQTPTASAPPSAVPQQPTPTMTPPAQPEEGGQGQDGGGAVVIGIAALVLLLALPLIVRSLQRAVRLRSGQEPSALADGAWSEVRATLRDHGLPWSKASPGPASRELAESLPQQAAAALSEVAHTVELSRFSRGDVDTDQLAAQVKSLRTSVARGAGTGTRIRALLLPRSVFTRHG; this is encoded by the coding sequence GTGAAGTTCCGTCAGAACCCGCTGTCCAGCGTTGTCATCGCGCTCGCCGTCTGGGCGTGCCTGCTCCCGCTCGGCGACCTGATCGACCGTGAGGCCTTCCTGCTGGAGTCCCTGCCCATCGTCGGGATCTCCGCCGTGATCGGCCTCGTGCTCTCGCTCCTGCACGCCCCCCGCATTCTGATCCTGCTCGCCCAGACCGTCGGCCTCGCGGGCGTCGTCGTATGGCGTGGACTCTCGCTCGCCGGCCCCGGCGATGCGCTCGGCGCCCTGCGCCTGCTGACCAGCGACGGCGTCGAGGCGATCCGCACCCAGGCGCCACCGCTCGCGGCGGTGCCCGGCCTGATCTGGCTGGTCCTGCTGCTGAGCGCGCTGCTGGTGCTCGTGGTCGAACTACTCGTCAACGGGCTGGAACAGCCCGGCTGGTCGATCGCGCCGCTGTCGCTGCCCTTCGTCATCTCCGCGCTCATCGTCAGACAGGATCTGGGTTTCCTGGACGTGCTGCCGGTGGTCGGGGGGTATCTGCTGATCCTGCTCGTCTCCAGCGGAACGGGTCGTGGCGCCGCGACGGGCCGGGCGTCGCGCCAGGGCAGCTACCAGGCCTCGCGCTATGCGACGGCGGCGGTGATGGCCGCCATCGCGGTGGTCGCCGCCCTCGTGCTCGCCCCGCTCATCCCGCTCGGCCAGAAGCAGCCGTGGAACAGCGCAGGCTCCGACGGGCCCATCCAGCTGAGCGATCCGACGGTCCGGCTCAACGAGGACCTCCGGCGCCCGGAGGACTCCCCCGTGCTCACCTACACACCGAGCGACGGCGAGCCGACCTACCTGCGCACCGTCGCCCTGAGCAATCTCACGGCCGACGGGGCCCGCCTCGTTCCCATGCGGCTCAGCCGGTTCGGCCTCGGGGGCGCCTACGACTACCCCGGAGACGACGTGCGGGTCGAGGTGCAGATGCGCGACGTCCCCTCCGAGTACCTGCCAGCGCCGTTCGCGGCGGACAGCTTCTCGGCGGAAGGCACGTGGAGCTTCGATCCAGACACCATGAGCATCGTCGCCGCCGGCGAGACCCGCGCAGAGCAGACCGTCAACCTCCGCTACTCCGTCGACTCCACGATCCCGAACCCGACGAAGGAACAGGTCGAGGCGGCGGCGGTCGGCACCGGAGTCGACCCCGTCAACTCGGAGGTGCCCAGCGGACTCTCCGCCGAGATCGAGGCACTCACCAGCGAGGTGGTCGGCTCCGCTGAGACCGCGGGGCAGAAGGCTATGGCGATCCAGTCCTACCTGCGCTCGGACCGGTTCACCTACTCCCTCGAGGCCCCCACCGGCACCGGAAGCGATGTGGTCAGCGCCTTCCTGCTCAACGATCCGGAGGGCTACTGCATCCACTTCTCCGCGGCCATGATCACGATGGCCCGGATGGAGGGCATCCCGGCACGGATGGCAATCGGCTTCACCCCCGGCGAGCGTCAGGAGGACGGCTCCTACGAGGTGACCACCCACGACGCGCACGCCTGGCCGGAGCTGTACCTCGACGGGCTCGGCTGGGTCCCGTTCGAGCCGACCCCCGCCTTCGACGGCCCGCCCGAGTACACCGACCCGGCGCAGCAGCCGTCCGCTCCCCCGTCGCAGACGCCGACTGCCTCGGCCCCGCCGTCCGCCGTTCCCCAGCAGCCGACCCCGACCATGACGCCCCCTGCCCAGCCCGAGGAGGGCGGCCAGGGCCAGGACGGCGGGGGCGCGGTCGTGATCGGGATCGCCGCCCTCGTCCTGCTGCTCGCGCTGCCGCTGATCGTGCGCTCGCTCCAGCGGGCCGTGAGGCTCCGCTCTGGCCAGGAGCCGTCGGCCCTTGCCGACGGCGCTTGGTCGGAGGTGCGGGCGACCCTTCGCGACCATGGGCTGCCCTGGTCGAAGGCCTCACCCGGGCCCGCCTCCCGCGAGCTCGCGGAGTCGCTGCCGCAGCAGGCGGCAGCCGCGCTCTCCGAGGTCGCGCACACGGTCGAGCTGAGCCGCTTCTCCCGCGGCGACGTCGACACCGACCAGCTCGCCGCGCAGGTGAAGTCGCTTCGCACGTCGGTCGCGAGGGGCGCGGGCACCGGCACCCGGATCAGGGCGCTCCTGCTGCCGAGATCGGTGTTTACGCGCCATGGCTGA
- a CDS encoding CueP family metal-binding protein, with translation MRTLLIATASLATLIAAGACTADQPAPGPQPASTSAAAVDVDDFLAQHDLAGRSVTEIVEALDGTNEDRENGPYGSVLPGELILADEKQQVSLPIEDAFYLSVAPYVTGTHECYNHNLASCQGELAQQEFDVTIVGEDGQEIFDGQVTTAPNGFAGFWLPKEITATVTVEHDGRTATTEVSTGAEDPTCITTMQLA, from the coding sequence GTGCGCACGCTGCTCATCGCCACCGCCTCCCTCGCCACCCTGATCGCCGCGGGTGCCTGCACCGCCGACCAGCCCGCGCCCGGCCCGCAGCCGGCCAGCACCAGCGCCGCGGCGGTCGATGTCGACGACTTCCTCGCGCAACACGATCTCGCGGGCAGGTCGGTCACCGAGATCGTCGAGGCGCTCGACGGCACCAATGAGGACCGGGAGAACGGGCCGTACGGGTCGGTGCTCCCGGGGGAGCTGATCCTCGCCGACGAGAAGCAGCAGGTGAGCCTCCCCATCGAGGACGCCTTCTATCTGTCGGTCGCGCCCTACGTCACCGGCACGCATGAGTGCTACAACCACAACCTGGCCAGCTGCCAGGGGGAGCTGGCACAGCAGGAGTTCGACGTCACGATCGTCGGGGAGGACGGTCAGGAGATCTTCGACGGCCAGGTCACCACGGCGCCGAACGGGTTCGCGGGGTTCTGGCTTCCGAAGGAGATCACCGCGACAGTCACCGTCGAGCACGACGGGAGGACGGCGACCACGGAGGTCTCGACCGGGGCGGAGGACCCGACCTGCATCACGACGATGCAGCTGGCCTGA
- a CDS encoding DNA polymerase III subunit alpha translates to MSGFVHLRVASGYSFQYGASHPAELVAEAAAHGMDALAITDRGGLYGAVRFAKACLQAGIAPIVGVDLAVRPEGWQSVRRPTAARGGQLRDERLPRAVVLATSRAGWGTLCSLITAAQLSGERSDPVVTLETIARHCAGRDVLVLLGADSEVGELIAAGRADAAERAALRWREELGEGLVFAATNHHVGGRGVTSAHQAGGLIRLADRLGVTAVLTNAVRMARRAQAATVDVLDAARRLVPLDVRNIDRRNAEGYLKPPAAMRVAADEAARLAGRPDGETLLAATVAVAQRCRLDPIGDIGLGEIRLPEFETLGTTPEQAASVLRARCESGIAERYAAPGRDVFDRLDDELAVIGKLGFESYFLTVGDVVGLIRELGIRCAARGSGAGSLVNYALGVSGVDPIRYGLIMERFLSPLRVALPDIDLDVESARRTEVYDKILETFGGQRVACVAMLETYRVRHAVRDVGAALSLPPVEIDAMAKAFPHIRARDARNALRDLPELRAAGLGEERLDLLFGLVESLDGLPRHIALHPCGVILSDSSLGQRTPLEASYGGYPMSQFDKDDVEDLGLLKLDVLGIRMQSAMAHALEEIDRTDAEGPAPDIDALAPFDDEAVYDMIAHRATLGCFQIESPGQRELVGKFGPETFHDLIVDISLFRPGPVKSDMVTPFLEARQGWIEPEYLHESLIPALEQTYGVVVFHEQLIMIISAVTGCTFAQADEVRRALGDPEGQRQVRRWFTQKATERDYPEDLIDQIWFILESFASFGFCKAHAAAFALPTYQSAWLKRHYPAHFLSGILTHDPGMYPKRLLLEEARRMNISVLGLDVNRSTGQYRAERLEELVDELGEEVRLPEHFAMGAPTTTEGLPRVEGWGIRLALADVKGISEAEIERIVAGQPFVSLSDFWARARASEPVVERLILAGAFDRLYGVGRGAPVRRHDQVTRRDLLLALADLHRARRADERAAARAKGRRRQVLSDDPAELARAQRQQAERSAQAVQGALDFGETDAEATADVVVTGLPEMDDEQRLRAELEILGLDASQHIMGRYLPLLRAIGASSSRVLLQHRNQSEVLVAGVKVATQTPPVRSGRRVIFLTLDDSTGPVDTTFFEDVQGPYASTVFSSWMLLVRGKIRRTGPRGISIRATGAWDLGTLDEAWRGALAEGASEEEAIAAVTAILDEVPEGYSLVGTWEERPKQPAAQAGEGDGDEPAPEGFEPPPDPQQHTRAGGMGRRRVLVHASGFKQSPYSDIKPAGTGAAEAPRKLWHSSPGSSGR, encoded by the coding sequence ATGAGTGGTTTCGTGCATCTCCGGGTGGCCTCCGGATACTCCTTCCAGTACGGCGCCTCGCATCCGGCCGAACTGGTGGCAGAGGCCGCCGCCCATGGCATGGACGCGCTCGCCATCACCGACCGTGGTGGCCTCTACGGCGCGGTCCGGTTCGCAAAGGCCTGCCTGCAGGCAGGCATCGCGCCGATCGTCGGGGTCGACCTGGCCGTCCGGCCCGAGGGGTGGCAGTCGGTGCGCCGCCCGACCGCAGCCCGCGGAGGCCAGCTCCGCGACGAACGGCTGCCGCGCGCCGTCGTGCTCGCCACCTCCCGCGCGGGCTGGGGCACGCTGTGCTCCCTGATCACCGCCGCCCAGCTGAGCGGTGAGCGCTCCGATCCGGTGGTGACGCTCGAGACCATCGCCCGGCACTGCGCCGGACGCGACGTGCTCGTCCTGCTCGGTGCCGACTCCGAGGTAGGCGAGCTGATCGCCGCCGGTCGCGCCGATGCCGCGGAACGGGCAGCGCTGCGCTGGCGCGAGGAACTCGGTGAGGGGCTGGTGTTCGCCGCGACCAACCACCACGTCGGCGGCCGTGGCGTCACCTCCGCGCACCAGGCCGGGGGGCTGATCCGCCTCGCCGACCGGCTCGGGGTCACCGCCGTCCTCACCAACGCGGTGCGGATGGCCCGCAGGGCCCAGGCCGCCACCGTCGACGTGCTGGACGCGGCGCGCAGGCTCGTCCCGCTCGACGTGCGCAACATCGACCGCCGCAACGCGGAGGGCTACCTCAAGCCACCCGCCGCGATGCGGGTCGCGGCAGACGAGGCGGCGCGACTGGCGGGCAGGCCAGACGGCGAAACGCTGCTCGCGGCCACCGTCGCCGTCGCCCAACGCTGTCGGCTCGACCCGATCGGCGACATCGGTCTCGGCGAGATCCGGCTGCCCGAGTTCGAGACCCTCGGCACCACCCCCGAGCAGGCGGCCTCGGTGCTGCGCGCCCGCTGTGAGTCGGGCATCGCTGAGCGCTACGCGGCCCCGGGGCGCGACGTGTTCGACCGGCTCGACGACGAACTCGCCGTGATCGGAAAGCTCGGGTTCGAGTCCTACTTCCTCACCGTCGGCGACGTGGTGGGCCTGATCCGCGAGCTAGGCATCCGCTGCGCGGCCCGCGGCTCCGGGGCGGGCAGCCTCGTCAACTACGCGCTCGGCGTCTCCGGGGTCGATCCCATCCGCTACGGCCTGATCATGGAACGCTTCCTCTCCCCGCTCAGGGTCGCGCTGCCCGACATCGACCTCGACGTCGAGTCGGCCCGCCGCACGGAGGTCTACGACAAGATCCTCGAGACCTTCGGTGGGCAGCGGGTCGCGTGCGTCGCGATGCTCGAGACGTACCGGGTGCGCCACGCCGTGCGTGACGTCGGCGCGGCGCTCAGCCTGCCGCCGGTGGAGATCGACGCCATGGCGAAGGCGTTCCCGCACATCCGCGCCCGCGACGCGCGCAACGCGTTGCGCGACCTGCCCGAGCTGCGGGCCGCCGGGCTGGGGGAGGAGCGGCTCGATCTCCTCTTCGGACTCGTCGAATCCCTCGACGGGCTGCCCCGCCACATCGCGCTGCATCCGTGCGGCGTCATCCTCAGCGACTCGTCGCTCGGCCAGCGCACCCCGCTGGAGGCCAGCTACGGCGGCTACCCGATGAGCCAGTTCGACAAGGACGACGTCGAGGACCTCGGGCTGCTCAAGCTCGACGTGCTCGGGATCCGGATGCAGTCGGCCATGGCACACGCCCTCGAGGAGATCGACCGCACCGATGCGGAGGGGCCGGCGCCTGACATCGACGCGCTGGCGCCGTTCGACGACGAGGCCGTCTACGACATGATCGCCCACCGGGCGACCCTCGGCTGCTTCCAGATCGAGTCGCCGGGCCAGCGTGAACTGGTCGGCAAGTTCGGCCCCGAGACCTTCCACGACCTCATCGTCGACATCTCCCTCTTCCGGCCCGGCCCGGTCAAGTCCGACATGGTGACCCCGTTCCTGGAGGCGAGACAGGGGTGGATCGAGCCCGAGTACCTGCACGAGAGCCTCATCCCCGCGCTCGAACAGACCTACGGCGTGGTCGTCTTCCACGAACAGCTGATCATGATCATCTCCGCCGTCACCGGCTGCACCTTCGCCCAGGCCGACGAGGTGCGCCGCGCCCTCGGCGACCCGGAGGGCCAGCGCCAGGTCAGGCGGTGGTTCACGCAGAAGGCGACGGAAAGGGACTACCCGGAGGACCTGATCGACCAGATCTGGTTCATCCTCGAGTCCTTCGCCTCCTTCGGGTTCTGCAAGGCACACGCAGCGGCCTTCGCGCTGCCCACCTACCAGTCAGCCTGGCTGAAGCGCCACTACCCGGCGCACTTCCTCTCCGGCATCCTCACCCACGATCCAGGCATGTACCCGAAGCGGCTGCTGCTGGAGGAGGCGAGACGGATGAACATCTCGGTGCTCGGCCTCGACGTGAACCGCAGCACGGGCCAGTACCGGGCCGAACGGCTCGAGGAACTCGTCGACGAGCTGGGCGAGGAGGTGCGCCTTCCCGAGCACTTCGCCATGGGGGCGCCGACCACCACGGAGGGGCTGCCCCGGGTAGAGGGCTGGGGCATCCGCCTCGCGCTCGCCGACGTCAAGGGCATCTCCGAGGCGGAGATCGAACGCATCGTCGCGGGCCAGCCGTTCGTCTCGCTCAGCGACTTCTGGGCGAGGGCGCGGGCGAGCGAACCGGTCGTCGAGCGGCTGATCCTCGCCGGAGCCTTCGACCGGCTCTACGGCGTCGGGCGTGGCGCCCCTGTGCGCCGCCACGACCAGGTGACCCGGCGCGACCTCCTGCTCGCGCTGGCAGACCTGCACCGTGCCCGGAGGGCAGACGAGAGGGCGGCGGCGCGGGCGAAGGGCCGCAGGCGGCAGGTGCTGAGCGACGATCCGGCGGAGCTGGCCAGGGCGCAACGGCAGCAGGCCGAGCGCAGCGCGCAGGCCGTGCAGGGTGCCCTTGACTTCGGCGAGACCGACGCCGAGGCGACCGCGGACGTGGTCGTGACGGGCCTTCCGGAGATGGACGACGAGCAGCGGCTGCGGGCCGAACTCGAGATCCTCGGCCTCGACGCCAGTCAGCACATCATGGGGAGGTACCTGCCGCTGCTGCGGGCCATCGGGGCGTCCAGTTCGCGGGTGCTGCTGCAGCACCGCAACCAGTCCGAGGTGCTCGTCGCAGGCGTGAAGGTCGCCACCCAGACACCTCCGGTGCGCTCAGGCCGGCGGGTGATCTTCCTCACGCTCGACGACTCGACGGGGCCGGTCGACACCACCTTCTTCGAGGACGTCCAGGGGCCGTACGCTTCGACGGTCTTCTCGTCGTGGATGCTGCTGGTACGCGGCAAGATCCGCCGCACCGGCCCGCGCGGCATCTCCATCCGGGCCACAGGGGCCTGGGATCTCGGCACGCTCGATGAGGCGTGGCGGGGCGCGCTGGCCGAGGGGGCGAGCGAGGAGGAGGCGATCGCCGCGGTGACCGCCATCCTCGACGAGGTGCCCGAGGGCTACTCGCTGGTCGGCACCTGGGAGGAGCGCCCGAAGCAGCCCGCCGCGCAGGCGGGAGAAGGCGACGGCGATGAGCCCGCCCCCGAGGGCTTCGAGCCGCCACCCGATCCGCAACAGCACACGCGGGCGGGCGGCATGGGGCGAAGGCGGGTCCTCGTCCACGCAAGCGGCTTCAAGCAGTCGCCCTATTCAGACATCAAACCGGCAGGAACCGGGGCCGCGGAGGCGCCACGCAAGCTGTGGCACTCCAGCCCCGGAAGCTCAGGGAGGTAG
- the dinB gene encoding DNA polymerase IV has translation MRVIAHVDMDAFYASVEMARHPELREVPMFVGGSTRGVVLSANYPARRFGITSGMPSSRARRLCPKVAVVHPDFDHYSAVSSGISEIFDTLTDRVEMASIDEAFIDLTTAMRRLGGDPIVIGEQLRAQVMDEQSIACSVGIGPSKFIAKLASKQAKPDGLVRVKAEDTIAFLHPLPVEAIWGVGEATAGKLHRLGLSTVRDLANTSKPTLQRALGDGPGELLFDLAWGRDDRSVIAREPAEHSVGSQETFGRDTDDPALVVTEILRMADRTAGRMRAQEMVGKTVTLSVRFADFTTITRSGTLKAYTDKTNDIYAEALRLFEKLALQRARIRRVGVRVEKLVPKSETYQQPRLDEPERGWEEAESAIDRAVLRFGPHAVQRARLARRADVLTAAG, from the coding sequence ATGCGGGTCATCGCACACGTGGACATGGACGCGTTCTACGCCTCGGTCGAGATGGCGAGGCACCCCGAACTCCGGGAGGTGCCGATGTTCGTCGGCGGCTCGACGAGGGGAGTGGTGCTTTCCGCCAACTATCCGGCCAGGCGGTTCGGGATCACCTCGGGCATGCCGTCGAGCAGGGCGCGACGGCTGTGCCCGAAGGTCGCCGTCGTCCACCCCGACTTCGATCACTACTCCGCCGTCTCCTCCGGGATCTCGGAGATCTTCGACACCCTCACCGACCGGGTCGAGATGGCCTCCATCGACGAGGCCTTCATCGACCTCACCACCGCCATGCGCAGGCTCGGCGGGGACCCGATCGTCATCGGCGAGCAGTTGCGGGCACAGGTGATGGACGAGCAGTCGATCGCCTGCTCCGTCGGCATCGGGCCGAGCAAGTTCATCGCGAAGCTCGCCTCCAAGCAGGCCAAGCCGGACGGCCTCGTCCGGGTGAAGGCGGAGGACACGATCGCCTTCCTGCATCCGCTGCCCGTCGAGGCGATCTGGGGGGTGGGCGAGGCGACGGCAGGCAAGCTGCACCGGCTGGGGCTCAGCACGGTGCGTGACCTGGCCAACACGTCGAAGCCGACGCTGCAGCGGGCACTTGGCGACGGGCCGGGCGAACTGCTGTTCGACCTGGCCTGGGGGCGCGACGACCGCTCCGTGATCGCCCGCGAGCCCGCCGAGCACAGCGTCGGCTCGCAGGAGACGTTCGGTCGCGACACCGACGACCCGGCCCTTGTCGTCACCGAGATCCTGCGGATGGCCGACCGGACGGCGGGCCGGATGCGGGCGCAGGAGATGGTGGGAAAGACGGTGACGCTCTCGGTGCGGTTCGCCGACTTCACGACGATCACCCGGTCCGGCACGTTGAAGGCCTACACCGACAAGACCAACGACATCTACGCGGAGGCGCTGCGGCTGTTCGAGAAGCTGGCGTTGCAGCGTGCCCGGATCCGGCGGGTCGGGGTGCGGGTGGAGAAGCTGGTGCCGAAGTCGGAGACCTACCAGCAGCCGAGGCTCGACGAGCCGGAGCGGGGGTGGGAGGAGGCGGAGTCGGCGATCGACCGTGCGGTGCTCCGGTTCGGGCCGCACGCGGTGCAGCGCGCCCGGCTGGCCCGGCGCGCCGACGTCCTCACGGCTGCGGGCTGA
- a CDS encoding DUF3040 domain-containing protein — protein MALSEQERKLLEQLEASLMADDPKLADRLSGTAEVRVHRRRAALAGLGFVVGIVVLLAGVQVHPAISIVGFLIMLGAALLGINSWQRVGDDGAQPAKPAAPKNTPPTSDFMDKLEERWRRREQGDR, from the coding sequence ATGGCACTTTCCGAACAGGAACGCAAGCTGCTCGAGCAGCTCGAGGCGTCCCTCATGGCCGATGACCCGAAGCTCGCGGATCGTCTGAGTGGCACCGCCGAGGTGCGCGTCCACCGTCGACGCGCCGCGTTGGCCGGGCTCGGCTTCGTGGTTGGCATCGTGGTCCTGCTCGCCGGGGTGCAGGTGCATCCCGCGATCAGCATCGTCGGTTTCCTGATCATGCTCGGTGCCGCGCTGCTGGGGATCAACTCCTGGCAGCGGGTCGGCGACGACGGCGCCCAGCCTGCCAAGCCCGCCGCACCGAAGAACACTCCCCCCACGAGCGACTTCATGGACAAGCTTGAGGAGCGCTGGCGCCGCCGCGAACAGGGCGACCGCTAA
- a CDS encoding HNH endonuclease, translating into MPQRRKITASAATRARYAKRRQSRLARVDNDLTDQQWKAMVAAWGRCAYCGATGAPLQRDCVLPISRGGRYTLDNVVPACRSCNASKHNDEVTAWLRRKRLDEREFLIRHAQILGLLPAAACKAEPEDEG; encoded by the coding sequence GTGCCACAACGACGCAAGATCACCGCCTCGGCCGCGACCCGGGCACGCTATGCGAAGCGGCGCCAGAGTCGGCTCGCCCGCGTCGACAACGACCTGACCGACCAGCAGTGGAAGGCCATGGTCGCGGCCTGGGGACGATGCGCCTACTGCGGGGCGACGGGGGCGCCGCTGCAGCGCGACTGCGTCCTGCCGATCTCCCGCGGCGGCCGCTACACCCTCGACAACGTCGTGCCCGCCTGCCGTTCGTGCAATGCGAGCAAACACAACGACGAGGTGACGGCCTGGCTGCGGCGCAAGCGTTTGGACGAGAGGGAGTTCCTGATCCGGCATGCCCAGATCCTCGGCCTCCTGCCCGCGGCCGCGTGCAAGGCCGAACCGGAGGACGAAGGCTAA
- a CDS encoding SAV_6107 family HEPN domain-containing protein, which translates to MIDLTHPQRLIVEAEFAEPPAARFVSAYQAAQQIAVAVVAAAPRWARGRTDVWPLLAAAAPELAEWAAYFAAYAPAAQIGTVSERVAADMVRAAGQFLAEAARWLRRRERAVAAEAI; encoded by the coding sequence ATGATCGACCTCACCCATCCCCAGCGGCTCATCGTGGAGGCCGAGTTCGCCGAGCCGCCCGCCGCCCGTTTCGTCAGCGCCTACCAGGCCGCCCAGCAGATCGCCGTCGCGGTGGTCGCGGCCGCACCCCGCTGGGCCCGTGGCCGCACCGATGTCTGGCCGCTGCTCGCCGCGGCAGCGCCCGAGCTGGCCGAATGGGCCGCCTACTTCGCCGCCTACGCCCCTGCCGCCCAGATCGGCACCGTCAGCGAGCGGGTCGCGGCCGACATGGTCCGCGCGGCCGGACAGTTCCTCGCCGAGGCCGCGCGCTGGCTGCGCAGGCGCGAGCGGGCGGTGGCCGCGGAGGCGATCTGA
- a CDS encoding DUF6504 family protein, which translates to MRTYEEPIHVLFAEEPRQFIWRDRLLLVKEIHGHWSRATPWWAGKQARAARGESVDGAQTDPLGEREVWRVEAGNGRQRGVYELARTVDAEDWVLQAVLD; encoded by the coding sequence ATGCGTACCTATGAGGAACCCATCCACGTGCTCTTCGCCGAGGAGCCGCGCCAGTTCATCTGGCGCGACCGGCTCCTCCTGGTCAAGGAGATCCACGGGCACTGGAGCCGCGCGACGCCCTGGTGGGCGGGGAAGCAGGCGAGGGCCGCCCGTGGCGAGAGCGTCGACGGTGCGCAGACGGATCCGCTCGGCGAACGGGAGGTGTGGCGCGTCGAGGCGGGCAACGGCAGGCAGCGGGGGGTCTACGAACTGGCCCGCACCGTCGACGCCGAGGACTGGGTGCTGCAGGCGGTGCTCGACTGA